One segment of Channa argus isolate prfri chromosome 17, Channa argus male v1.0, whole genome shotgun sequence DNA contains the following:
- the LOC137102318 gene encoding zinc finger protein 709-like isoform X2, with product MSSVQCLRTFVNERLTAAAEEIFGVFHKTIVEYEEQIRLLEIVWKPEIKLHRIEHHVVKEEEVLADQQVSNQHWNPIADQVDSVPTQVKEDQEEHSLTQEEEELVVKQETDSFILTLSDVEIYDRETESNDNQLLLSHNSPITESQEQLLPQHVCMEEEEEEEVQDQQLYNRNQNSHLDPDPAKTKGEEEEHCSSQVKEQLVVKQKADAFMLIPAHEKTDHREPLPLSDPLFLSDNSQDQKRRKHVDSSSAGNKKERNVHNSNRSGKKSFKCDTCGKAFKYRSEFNIHMRIHTGEKPYSCEKCEKCFSYRCNMLSHMRTHTDEKPYSCDKCEERFRYRKSMLAHMRIHTDEKPYSCDKCEERFTYRNSMLAHMRTHTGEKPYSCDKCEKRFRYRRNMLNHMRTHTGEKPYSCDKCEKRFRYRNSMLVHMRIHTGEKPYSCNTCGKGFIHKRDCLDHMRTHTGEKPYLCETCGKSLRNRKTFLIHKRAHTGENSYLCTICGQTFKSRSGLLVHRRTHTGEKPCSCKTCGKSFTNNGDLKVHRKTHTGEKPYSCETCEKSFKYKKACLDHMRIHTGEKPYLCETCGKSLRSRKGFLMHKRAHTGENSYLCTICGKTLKSRSGLLVHIRTHTGETPYLCKICGRRFNDSSILSNHMRTHTGEKPYSCEICGKSFTISGELKIHKRSHTGEKPYSCEICGKSFVRNTVLKLHIKTHTGEKPYSCEICGKSYTFSGELKIHKRTHTGEKPYSCETCGKSFVRSCALKVHIKTHTGEKPYSCHTCGKSFRGKTASLKHMKIHTAEKS from the exons ATGTCTTCGGTTCAGTGTTTGAGGACGTTTGTTAACGAGCGACTAACTGCTGCTGCAGAAGAAATTTTCGGAGTGTTTCACAAAACAATCGTCGAGTACGAGGAGCAAATCAGACTGCTGGAAATCGTTTGGAAACCCGAAATAAAGCTTCACAGGATCG AGCATCATGTTgttaaggaggaggaggttctCGCTGACCAGCAAGTCTCTAACCAGCACTGGAACCCCATTGCAGACCAAGTGGACTCAGTGCCAACACAGGTTAAAGAGGACCAGGAGGAACACAGCCTAActcaggaggaagaggagcttGTAGTGAAGCAGGAGACGGATAGCTTTATTTTGACTCTTAGCGATGTGGAAATTTACGACAGAGAAACAGAATCAAATGATAACCAACTGCTGCTTTCTCACAACTCTCCTATAACTGAGAGCCAAGAGCAGCTCCTGCCGCAACATGTCTgtatggaggaggaggaggaggaggaggtccAGGACCAGCAGCTCTATAACCGGAATCAAAACTCTCATCTGGACCCAGATCCAGCAAAAACTAAAGGTGAAGAGGAGGAACACTGCAGCAGTCAGGTTAAAGAGCAGCTTGTAGTGAAGCAGAAGGCCGATGCCTTTATGTTGATTCCTGCACATGAAAAAACTGACCACCGTGAACCACTACCACTCAGTGACCCCCTGTTCCTCTCTGACAACTCCCAAGATCAGAAAAGAAGGAAGCATGTAGACTCAAGCTCAGCTGGGaataaaaaggagagaaatgtGCACAACTCTAACAGATCAGGTAAAAAGTCCTTTAAATGTGACACTTGtggaaaagcttttaaatataGATCTGAATTTAATATACATATGAGAATCCACACAGGTGAGAAGCCATATTCTTGTGagaaatgtgagaaatgtttcagttataGATGTAACATGTTGTCCCATATGCGAACGCATACAGATGAGAAGCCATATTCTTGTGATAAATGTGAGGAACGTTTCAGATATAGAAAGAGCATGTTGGCCCATATGAGAATACATACAGATGAGAAGCCATATTCTTGTGATAAATGTGAGGAACGTTTCACATATAGAAATAGCATGTTGGCCCATATGAGAACGCATACAGGTGAGAAGCCATATTCTTGTGATAAATGTGAGAAACGTTTCAGATATAGACGTAACATGTTGAACCATATGAGAACACATACAGGTGAGAAGCCATATTCTTGTGATAAATGTGAGAAACGTTTCAGATATAGAAATAGCATGTTGGTCCATATGAGAATACATACAGGTGAGAAGCCATATTCTTGCAACACATGTGGAAAAGGTTTCATTCATAAAAGGGATTGTTTGGATCACATGAGAACTCACACAGGTGAGAAGCCGTATTTGTGCGAGACTTGTGGCAAAAGTCTTAGAAATAGAAAAACGTTTTTGATCCATAAAAGAGCCCACACAGGCGAGAATTCATATTTGTGCACAATATGTGGTCAAACTTTCAAATCCAGATCAGGCTTATTGGTCCACAGGAGAACTCACACAGGTGAGAAGCCATGTTCTTGTAAAACATGTGGAAAAAGCTTTACAAATAACGGTGATCTAAAAGTCCACAGGAAAACTCACACAGGTGAGAAGCCGTATTCTTGTGAAACATGTGAGAAAagtttcaaatataaaaaggCTTGTTTGGATCACATGAGAATTCACACAGGTGAGAAGCCGTATTTGTGTGAGACTTGTGGCAAAAGCCTTAGAAGTAGAAAAGGGTTTTTGATGCATAAAAGAGCCCACACAGGCGAGAATTCATATTTGTGCACAATATGTGGTAAAACTCTCAAATCCAGATCAGGCTTATTGGTCCACATCAGAACCCACACAGGTGAGACCCCTTACCTCTGCAAAATCTGTGGGAGAAGATTTAATGACAGCTCAATACTGAGCAATCACATGAGAACTCACACAGGTGAGAAGCCATATTCTTGTGAAATATGTGGAAAAAGCTTTACAATTAGCGGTGAGCTAAAAATCCACAAGAGAAGTCACACAGGTGAGAAGCCGTATTCTTGTGAAATATGTGGGAAAAGTTTTGTGAGAAACACCGTGTTGAAGCTTCACATTAAAACTCACACAGGTGAGAAGCCGTATTCTTGTGAAATATGTGGAAAAAGCTATACATTTAGCGGTGAGCTAAAAATCCACAAGAGAACTCACACAGGTGAGAAGCCGTATTCCTGTGAAACATGTGGCAAAAGTTTTGTACGAAGCTGCGCTTTGAAAGTTCACATTAAAACTCACACAGGTGAGAAGCCATACTCCTGCCACACCTGTGGGAAAAGCTTTAGGGGGAAGACGGCATCACTAAAGCACATGAAAATACACACTGCTGAGAAGTCATAG